A section of the Haliaeetus albicilla chromosome 6, bHalAlb1.1, whole genome shotgun sequence genome encodes:
- the NYX gene encoding nyctalopin isoform X3 translates to MPLVNNQVILWVPHVHAVWACVRSCPANCVCTQERSCSVLCDRAGLGQIPSDFPCEASSINLDKNSIKFLSERAFGTLPSLKSLSLNHNNISFITPGAFKGLPSLTELKMAHNEYIRYLHTRTFTALRRLVRLDLADCNLFNIPDRIFIELPALQELFCFQNNFRRIPGAIRGMENLTHVYLERNRIEAVAYNSLQGLTKLKYLNLQDNRINVIHEGAFQGCRKMEYLYLNDNLISELPENSFDGLRCLKMLNLGGNFLRNISNTWFRDLGELEVLYLDRNRINYIEEGAFENLTSLVALHLNSNNLTTLPFSVFQPVYFLGRLYLFRNPWECDCRIEWLKEWMENYRLVRDIPCASPSSVAGIDLMDVLYERSPEGYCLDPVELNITSEGPTPSEEPWSTTESKFNSLISKLLLQMGLPEEVANATEAYGNSTQLDGLTDGVSSGVGEDSIEAISFSFYLPALFTVIVLRCK, encoded by the coding sequence TGATCCTTTGGGTGCCCCATGTCCATGCGGTGTGGGCGTGCGTGCGATCCTGCCCTGCCAACTGCGTGTGCACCCAGGAGCGGAGCTGCTCCGTCCTCTGCGATCGTGCCGGTCTGGGGCAGATCCCTAGTGACTTCCCTTGTGAAGCCTCCTCTATCAACCTGGACAAAAACAGCATCAAGTTCCTCTCCGAGAGGGCCTTCGGGACCTTGCCTTCCCTCAAATCCCTGTCGCTCAACCACAACAATATCTCCTTCATCACCCCGGGGGCTTTCAAGGGGCTGCCCAGCTTGACCGAGCTGAAGATGGCCCACAACGAGTACATTCGCTATCTCCACACGCGGACTTTCACTGCCCTCAGACGGCTGGTGAGGCTGGACCTGGCGGACTGCAACCTTTTCAACATCCCGGACAGGATCTTCATTGAGTTGCCGGCTCTGCAGGAGCTCTTCTGCTTCCAGAACAACTTTCGGAGGATCCCAGGTGCCATCAGGGGCATGGAGAACCTCACCCATGTTTACCTGGAGAGAAACAGGATCGAAGCGGTAGCCTATAACTCCCTGCAGGGCCTGACCAAGCTGAAATACCTGAATCTGCAGGACAACAGGATAAACGTCATTCACGAGGGAGCTTTTCAGGGCTGCCGGAAGATGGAGTACCTCTACCTGAACGACAATTTGATCAGCGAGCTGCCAGAAAACTCCTTTGACGGCCTGCGGTGCCTGAAGATGCTCAACCTGGGGGGTAATTTTCTCAGGAACATTTCCAACACCTGGTTCAGGGACCTGGGGGAGCTGGAGGTCCTCTACCTGGACCGCAACAGGATCAACTACATTGAGGAAGGGGCTTTTGAAAACCTCACCAGCCTGGTCGCCTTGCACTTGAACAGCAACAACCTGACGACCCTGcccttttctgtcttccagcCGGTCTACTTCCTTGGGCGGCTGTACCTCTTCCGCAATCCCTGGGAGTGCGACTGCCGCATCGAGTGGCTGAAGGAGTGGATGGAGAATTACAGGCTCGTCAGGGATATTCCCTGTGCCTCCCCCTCCTCAGTAGCTGGCATTGACCTGATGGACGTGCTCTACGAGAGATCGCCAGAAGGTTACTGTCTCGACCCGGTGGAGCTAAACATTACATCCGAAGGGCCGACCCCAAGTGAAGAGCCTTGGTCTACCACAGAGAGCAAGTTCAACAGCCTTATCTCCAAACTCTTGCTCCAGATGGGCCTTCCCGAAGAGGTGGCAAACGCCACCGAAGCCTATGGTAACAGCACCCAGCTGGATGGACTGACCGATGGGGTTTCttctggggtgggggaagacaGTATCGAGGccatctccttctctttttacCTCCCAGCACTTTTTACAGTGATTGTTTTGCGGTGCAAATAG
- the NYX gene encoding nyctalopin isoform X2, translating to MFAIILNVILWVPHVHAVWACVRSCPANCVCTQERSCSVLCDRAGLGQIPSDFPCEASSINLDKNSIKFLSERAFGTLPSLKSLSLNHNNISFITPGAFKGLPSLTELKMAHNEYIRYLHTRTFTALRRLVRLDLADCNLFNIPDRIFIELPALQELFCFQNNFRRIPGAIRGMENLTHVYLERNRIEAVAYNSLQGLTKLKYLNLQDNRINVIHEGAFQGCRKMEYLYLNDNLISELPENSFDGLRCLKMLNLGGNFLRNISNTWFRDLGELEVLYLDRNRINYIEEGAFENLTSLVALHLNSNNLTTLPFSVFQPVYFLGRLYLFRNPWECDCRIEWLKEWMENYRLVRDIPCASPSSVAGIDLMDVLYERSPEGYCLDPVELNITSEGPTPSEEPWSTTESKFNSLISKLLLQMGLPEEVANATEAYGNSTQLDGLTDGVSSGVGEDSIEAISFSFYLPALFTVIVLRCK from the coding sequence TGATCCTTTGGGTGCCCCATGTCCATGCGGTGTGGGCGTGCGTGCGATCCTGCCCTGCCAACTGCGTGTGCACCCAGGAGCGGAGCTGCTCCGTCCTCTGCGATCGTGCCGGTCTGGGGCAGATCCCTAGTGACTTCCCTTGTGAAGCCTCCTCTATCAACCTGGACAAAAACAGCATCAAGTTCCTCTCCGAGAGGGCCTTCGGGACCTTGCCTTCCCTCAAATCCCTGTCGCTCAACCACAACAATATCTCCTTCATCACCCCGGGGGCTTTCAAGGGGCTGCCCAGCTTGACCGAGCTGAAGATGGCCCACAACGAGTACATTCGCTATCTCCACACGCGGACTTTCACTGCCCTCAGACGGCTGGTGAGGCTGGACCTGGCGGACTGCAACCTTTTCAACATCCCGGACAGGATCTTCATTGAGTTGCCGGCTCTGCAGGAGCTCTTCTGCTTCCAGAACAACTTTCGGAGGATCCCAGGTGCCATCAGGGGCATGGAGAACCTCACCCATGTTTACCTGGAGAGAAACAGGATCGAAGCGGTAGCCTATAACTCCCTGCAGGGCCTGACCAAGCTGAAATACCTGAATCTGCAGGACAACAGGATAAACGTCATTCACGAGGGAGCTTTTCAGGGCTGCCGGAAGATGGAGTACCTCTACCTGAACGACAATTTGATCAGCGAGCTGCCAGAAAACTCCTTTGACGGCCTGCGGTGCCTGAAGATGCTCAACCTGGGGGGTAATTTTCTCAGGAACATTTCCAACACCTGGTTCAGGGACCTGGGGGAGCTGGAGGTCCTCTACCTGGACCGCAACAGGATCAACTACATTGAGGAAGGGGCTTTTGAAAACCTCACCAGCCTGGTCGCCTTGCACTTGAACAGCAACAACCTGACGACCCTGcccttttctgtcttccagcCGGTCTACTTCCTTGGGCGGCTGTACCTCTTCCGCAATCCCTGGGAGTGCGACTGCCGCATCGAGTGGCTGAAGGAGTGGATGGAGAATTACAGGCTCGTCAGGGATATTCCCTGTGCCTCCCCCTCCTCAGTAGCTGGCATTGACCTGATGGACGTGCTCTACGAGAGATCGCCAGAAGGTTACTGTCTCGACCCGGTGGAGCTAAACATTACATCCGAAGGGCCGACCCCAAGTGAAGAGCCTTGGTCTACCACAGAGAGCAAGTTCAACAGCCTTATCTCCAAACTCTTGCTCCAGATGGGCCTTCCCGAAGAGGTGGCAAACGCCACCGAAGCCTATGGTAACAGCACCCAGCTGGATGGACTGACCGATGGGGTTTCttctggggtgggggaagacaGTATCGAGGccatctccttctctttttacCTCCCAGCACTTTTTACAGTGATTGTTTTGCGGTGCAAATAG
- the NYX gene encoding nyctalopin isoform X1 yields the protein MIACEKKMPTFQRLTRMANGSLMSRREDTATAWLDSSSLLARPEMPLVNNQVILWVPHVHAVWACVRSCPANCVCTQERSCSVLCDRAGLGQIPSDFPCEASSINLDKNSIKFLSERAFGTLPSLKSLSLNHNNISFITPGAFKGLPSLTELKMAHNEYIRYLHTRTFTALRRLVRLDLADCNLFNIPDRIFIELPALQELFCFQNNFRRIPGAIRGMENLTHVYLERNRIEAVAYNSLQGLTKLKYLNLQDNRINVIHEGAFQGCRKMEYLYLNDNLISELPENSFDGLRCLKMLNLGGNFLRNISNTWFRDLGELEVLYLDRNRINYIEEGAFENLTSLVALHLNSNNLTTLPFSVFQPVYFLGRLYLFRNPWECDCRIEWLKEWMENYRLVRDIPCASPSSVAGIDLMDVLYERSPEGYCLDPVELNITSEGPTPSEEPWSTTESKFNSLISKLLLQMGLPEEVANATEAYGNSTQLDGLTDGVSSGVGEDSIEAISFSFYLPALFTVIVLRCK from the coding sequence TGATCCTTTGGGTGCCCCATGTCCATGCGGTGTGGGCGTGCGTGCGATCCTGCCCTGCCAACTGCGTGTGCACCCAGGAGCGGAGCTGCTCCGTCCTCTGCGATCGTGCCGGTCTGGGGCAGATCCCTAGTGACTTCCCTTGTGAAGCCTCCTCTATCAACCTGGACAAAAACAGCATCAAGTTCCTCTCCGAGAGGGCCTTCGGGACCTTGCCTTCCCTCAAATCCCTGTCGCTCAACCACAACAATATCTCCTTCATCACCCCGGGGGCTTTCAAGGGGCTGCCCAGCTTGACCGAGCTGAAGATGGCCCACAACGAGTACATTCGCTATCTCCACACGCGGACTTTCACTGCCCTCAGACGGCTGGTGAGGCTGGACCTGGCGGACTGCAACCTTTTCAACATCCCGGACAGGATCTTCATTGAGTTGCCGGCTCTGCAGGAGCTCTTCTGCTTCCAGAACAACTTTCGGAGGATCCCAGGTGCCATCAGGGGCATGGAGAACCTCACCCATGTTTACCTGGAGAGAAACAGGATCGAAGCGGTAGCCTATAACTCCCTGCAGGGCCTGACCAAGCTGAAATACCTGAATCTGCAGGACAACAGGATAAACGTCATTCACGAGGGAGCTTTTCAGGGCTGCCGGAAGATGGAGTACCTCTACCTGAACGACAATTTGATCAGCGAGCTGCCAGAAAACTCCTTTGACGGCCTGCGGTGCCTGAAGATGCTCAACCTGGGGGGTAATTTTCTCAGGAACATTTCCAACACCTGGTTCAGGGACCTGGGGGAGCTGGAGGTCCTCTACCTGGACCGCAACAGGATCAACTACATTGAGGAAGGGGCTTTTGAAAACCTCACCAGCCTGGTCGCCTTGCACTTGAACAGCAACAACCTGACGACCCTGcccttttctgtcttccagcCGGTCTACTTCCTTGGGCGGCTGTACCTCTTCCGCAATCCCTGGGAGTGCGACTGCCGCATCGAGTGGCTGAAGGAGTGGATGGAGAATTACAGGCTCGTCAGGGATATTCCCTGTGCCTCCCCCTCCTCAGTAGCTGGCATTGACCTGATGGACGTGCTCTACGAGAGATCGCCAGAAGGTTACTGTCTCGACCCGGTGGAGCTAAACATTACATCCGAAGGGCCGACCCCAAGTGAAGAGCCTTGGTCTACCACAGAGAGCAAGTTCAACAGCCTTATCTCCAAACTCTTGCTCCAGATGGGCCTTCCCGAAGAGGTGGCAAACGCCACCGAAGCCTATGGTAACAGCACCCAGCTGGATGGACTGACCGATGGGGTTTCttctggggtgggggaagacaGTATCGAGGccatctccttctctttttacCTCCCAGCACTTTTTACAGTGATTGTTTTGCGGTGCAAATAG